The nucleotide sequence ACCCTCGCCCCGCGGTCCCCCCACATCTTCGGGCCGCGGGGCGAGGGACGCCGGCCGGGCCGTCCGGACGGGCGCTCGCGGTGCCGGCCCGGGGACTCGACGTCCGTTCACCGCCGGCGGGCCCGGGCCCCGGCGGCTGGGATGGACCCATGACGACGACCGAAGGAACACTGGACGGCAGGGTGGCGCTGGTCACCGGCGGCAGCCGCGGCATCGGGGCGGCCACCGCCCTGCGGCTCGCCCGCGAGGGAGCGGACGTGGCGGTGACCTACGTGAACGGCGGCGCGGCCGCCGAGGACGTGGTCAAGGCGGTGGAGGAGCTCGGGCGGCGGGCGGTGGCCCTGCGGGCGGACTCGGCGGACCCCGACGAGGCGGCCGGGGCGGTGGACCGCGCGGTCCGGGCACTGGGCGGACTCGACGTCCTGGTGAACAACGCGGGCGTCGGTGTCCTCGGCCCGCTGGAGACCCTCTCCCGCTCCGACGTCGACCGGGTGCTCGCCGTCAATGTGCGCGCGGTGTTCCTGGTCTCCCAGGCGGCCGCCGCGCGGATGCCCGACGGCGGCCGGATCATCACGATCGGCACCTGCATGACCCAGCGCGTGCCCGGTCCGGGCGGGACGCTGTACGCCATGAGCAAGGCGGCGCTGATCGGCCTGACCAAGGCCCTCGCCCGTGAGCTGGGGCCGCGCGGGATCACGGCGAACCTCGTCCATCCGGGGCCGATCGACACGGACATGAACCCGGCCGGCGGACCGTACGCGCAAGGACAGGCGACGATGACCGCGCTGGGCCGCTTCGGCACGGCGGACGAGGTGGCCGCGACCGTCGCCCATCTCGCGGGGGCCGCGTACGTCACGGGCGCCGAGTTCGCCGTGGACGGCGGACACGCGGCCTGAGCGCCGGGGCGCGCCGCGCCGGCGGCGCGGGACCGCGGCCCACGCCCGTCCCTGTGCGCGCCCCGTCCCCCCGCGGAACGCGCGGGGGGGGGGGGGGGGGGGGACGGCGGCGGGCTCAGCCGCCGAGCTCCTGGTGGCGCGCGGTCAGATCCGCCGCGCCCGTCTCCGTGAGCGAGCCGAACAACCGCAGGCGGGAGATGCCGCCGTCGGGATAGATGTCCACGCGCGCGTGCGTGCCGACGGCCGGGGCAGGCAGGACGAAGCGGTGGTCGGTGTCCGGCTGGAGACGGGTGCGCGGGAGGATCTCCGTCCACGCTCCGCCCTCGCCCTCCCTGACCGACACGGAGGCCCAGCCCGCGCTGTTGCCCTTGAGGTACGCCGTGTCGATCTCCAGGGCGCGGATCAGCGCCTGCGCCGTCAGGCGGTAGCTGATCCAGTCGTTGCCCCGGTCGCGGCGGCGGCGGGTCTCCCAGCCGTCGTCCATCTTGCGGGAGCGGCCCGGCTGGATGGTGTTGCTCGCGGGTGAATAGAAGCGGTCGGAGGCATCCTCGGCCCGGCCGCCGTTCTCCAGGGCGACGACGTCGAAGGTGCCGAGAGCGGTGAGCCAGGCGGGATCGGGCACGACCTCGCCGTGGACGCGCAGGCGGGCGATGCCGCCGTCGGGGTGCTGGTTGACCCGCAGGTGGGTGAAGCGCTGCTCCACCGACACGGCGAAGCCGTTCGCCGCGTGGCCGCCGACCGGCGTGCGCGGGACCAGGGTCGTCCACTTGACGTCGTCGCCGAGGAGTTCCGCCGGGGACGGCGAGCCCGGCACCGAGGTCCCCTCGACCGACACCGCCTGCGGGTAGTTGCCGCGGAAGTGGGCGGTGTCGACGACGATGCCCCTGATCACCCCGGGGGCGCCGAGGCGGACGAGCGCCCAGTCGTGGTCGTCGTCCGTCGGCCACGGATGGTCGGCCGACGCGCCCCGGCGGCGGCGGGTCTCCCAGCCGTCCATGATCTTGCCCTTGTGGCCGAAGCGCTCC is from Streptomyces asoensis and encodes:
- the alc gene encoding allantoicase — protein: MTATETFTGDANPYGGGDPYADYRTADFPFTRHVDLAGRQLGASVVAANDEFFAQRENLLLPGPAEFDPERFGHKGKIMDGWETRRRRGASADHPWPTDDDHDWALVRLGAPGVIRGIVVDTAHFRGNYPQAVSVEGTSVPGSPSPAELLGDDVKWTTLVPRTPVGGHAANGFAVSVEQRFTHLRVNQHPDGGIARLRVHGEVVPDPAWLTALGTFDVVALENGGRAEDASDRFYSPASNTIQPGRSRKMDDGWETRRRRDRGNDWISYRLTAQALIRALEIDTAYLKGNSAGWASVSVREGEGGAWTEILPRTRLQPDTDHRFVLPAPAVGTHARVDIYPDGGISRLRLFGSLTETGAADLTARHQELGG
- a CDS encoding 3-oxoacyl-ACP reductase family protein, coding for MTTTEGTLDGRVALVTGGSRGIGAATALRLAREGADVAVTYVNGGAAAEDVVKAVEELGRRAVALRADSADPDEAAGAVDRAVRALGGLDVLVNNAGVGVLGPLETLSRSDVDRVLAVNVRAVFLVSQAAAARMPDGGRIITIGTCMTQRVPGPGGTLYAMSKAALIGLTKALARELGPRGITANLVHPGPIDTDMNPAGGPYAQGQATMTALGRFGTADEVAATVAHLAGAAYVTGAEFAVDGGHAA